From the genome of Actinomycetota bacterium, one region includes:
- a CDS encoding ATP-binding cassette domain-containing protein: protein MGYLELTDVSYALPGGWTLFEGVSFRVPSGEHAAMVGANGIGKTTLLRVIGGLDSPKSGVVHLDGRLGLMQQFIGSDARPTTIRDFLLAYAEPSIADAAKRLTKAERWMRDHAGEDAQIRYAEALAHWGESGGYEAEAMFDRCTKSAFGGRYPQSAERHIETLSGGERKRLALEVMFNSPFDVLLLDEPDNTLDIEGKRWLEETVNASDRTILMVTHDRTVLDRTAQRIVTLEGKAAWTHVGPFATYADARGARIERLQEDHRRYEEERKRLAEMIKEMKRKAAYNSDWSIKARNVQHRLDRFEARNAPPLRPDVQDVRMRIGGGRTGKVALRIHGLAIGDIVRPFDTEIWFGERVGVIGPNGSGKSFFLRLLSGEPVAHQGEWRLGARVQPALFAQLHERPDIGNLAIVDVLRAKGLSMTQAMSALRRYELDVAARNPFEVLSGGQQARVQLLLMEIDSPTMLLLDEPTDNLDVASADALELAMDRYEGTVIAVTHDRWFMRRMDRFLFFDEDGSVRELLESPYEDAAAVG, encoded by the coding sequence ATGGGGTATCTCGAGCTCACCGACGTGTCGTACGCGCTGCCCGGAGGGTGGACGCTCTTCGAGGGCGTGAGCTTCCGCGTCCCCTCCGGCGAGCACGCCGCGATGGTCGGCGCGAACGGGATCGGCAAGACGACGCTCCTACGCGTCATCGGAGGGCTCGACTCGCCGAAGTCGGGCGTCGTCCACCTCGACGGCCGCCTCGGCCTGATGCAGCAGTTCATCGGCTCGGACGCTCGGCCCACGACGATCCGCGACTTCCTCCTCGCGTATGCCGAACCATCGATCGCCGATGCGGCGAAGCGGCTGACGAAGGCCGAGCGATGGATGCGCGACCACGCCGGCGAGGACGCGCAGATCCGGTACGCCGAGGCGCTCGCACACTGGGGCGAATCGGGTGGCTACGAGGCCGAGGCGATGTTCGACCGGTGCACGAAATCAGCGTTCGGAGGCCGATACCCGCAGTCTGCCGAGCGTCACATCGAAACGCTCTCGGGCGGGGAGCGCAAGCGGCTCGCCCTCGAGGTGATGTTCAACTCGCCGTTCGACGTGCTCCTTCTGGACGAGCCGGACAACACGCTCGACATCGAGGGCAAGCGGTGGCTCGAGGAGACGGTGAACGCGAGTGACCGGACGATCCTGATGGTGACCCACGACCGAACCGTCCTTGACCGAACGGCGCAGCGCATCGTCACGCTCGAGGGGAAGGCGGCGTGGACGCACGTGGGTCCGTTCGCGACGTACGCGGACGCGCGGGGTGCGCGCATCGAGCGGCTCCAGGAGGACCATCGTCGCTACGAGGAGGAGCGCAAACGCCTGGCCGAGATGATCAAGGAGATGAAGCGCAAGGCCGCGTACAACTCGGACTGGTCGATCAAAGCGAGGAACGTCCAGCACCGCCTCGATCGGTTCGAGGCGCGCAACGCGCCGCCGCTCCGGCCCGATGTGCAGGACGTGCGGATGCGGATCGGCGGCGGCCGGACGGGGAAGGTAGCGCTTCGCATCCACGGGCTGGCGATCGGCGACATCGTGCGGCCGTTCGACACCGAGATCTGGTTCGGCGAGCGCGTCGGGGTGATCGGGCCGAACGGCTCGGGGAAGTCGTTCTTCCTCCGGCTGCTCTCCGGCGAGCCGGTCGCGCACCAGGGGGAGTGGCGGCTGGGCGCTCGCGTTCAGCCCGCCCTCTTCGCGCAGCTGCACGAACGCCCGGACATCGGGAACCTGGCGATCGTCGATGTTCTGCGGGCGAAGGGACTCTCGATGACGCAGGCTATGTCGGCGCTCCGTCGGTACGAGCTCGACGTCGCTGCGCGGAACCCGTTCGAGGTGCTCTCGGGCGGTCAGCAGGCGCGGGTGCAGCTGCTGCTGATGGAGATCGACTCGCCGACGATGTTGCTGCTCGACGAGCCGACGGACAACCTCGACGTTGCGTCGGCTGACGCGCTCGAGCTGGCGATGGACCGGTACGAGGGCACGGTGATCGCCGTGACGCACGACCGATGGTTTATGCGCCGGATGGATCGATTCCTGTTCTTCGACGAGGACGGCTCGGTGCGCGAGTTGCTCGAGTCGCCGTACGAGGACGCGGCCGCCGTCGGATGA
- a CDS encoding glycosyltransferase 87 family protein: MSMSRRGRFAIGASIVSFVFVATVAATPGSTFSPALPAAARPSGPFRWLSSVVGVDAVHGNAFAAVGVVAVALAAAAFVFVLYETRRGEIPSRTALWLTVAYHVALLFIPLLFSRDVYSYAYYGRIAAVYHSNPYVATPADYPQDALAAFVGPKWLDTPAVYGPLWTQASALVARAVDEVAQFIAVFRVIAIAASLATIAVVTRLVRRERPQREAFAVAVLGLNPVVLFQSVASGHNDLLVALSIASALALVYARRNLLATAVLALGTLVKVTAVVPLFLLVLVAVARAPARERWRVLAAHGGVALAIALLAAAPFLNTTDPTLGVFELATHEGWLAPSRLFHRLFDAVGGETLELIPRIVFPLVFVAAMVAIGRRLVDGVIQTARIGAAWGWALLCLTLLGPVLLPWYVTWTLPLAWLLPRVPRIALIGTSLCLIVSQWTSEPAAFGSAYDANLLFGHYVLTPILIALLVWLLADLWARVRDGAPLEDTPQDVPAPTGKH; encoded by the coding sequence GTGAGCATGTCGCGCCGTGGCAGGTTCGCGATCGGGGCATCGATCGTCTCGTTCGTGTTCGTCGCGACCGTGGCCGCGACCCCCGGTTCAACGTTCAGTCCGGCGCTGCCGGCCGCCGCACGGCCGAGCGGCCCGTTCCGGTGGCTTTCGAGCGTCGTCGGCGTGGACGCGGTGCATGGGAACGCGTTCGCGGCCGTGGGGGTCGTCGCGGTTGCGCTCGCGGCGGCGGCATTCGTGTTCGTGCTGTACGAGACGCGGCGCGGCGAGATCCCGTCGCGAACCGCGCTATGGCTAACCGTCGCGTATCACGTCGCGCTGCTGTTCATCCCCTTGCTGTTCTCGCGCGACGTCTACTCGTACGCGTACTACGGTCGGATCGCGGCCGTGTACCACTCGAACCCGTACGTCGCGACGCCGGCCGACTACCCGCAGGACGCCCTCGCGGCGTTCGTCGGTCCGAAGTGGCTCGACACGCCGGCGGTGTACGGCCCCCTGTGGACGCAGGCGTCGGCGCTCGTCGCGCGCGCGGTCGACGAGGTCGCTCAATTCATCGCCGTGTTCCGGGTTATCGCCATCGCCGCGAGCCTGGCGACGATCGCCGTCGTCACACGCCTGGTCCGCCGGGAGCGACCGCAGCGTGAGGCGTTCGCCGTCGCCGTCCTCGGCCTGAATCCGGTCGTGCTGTTCCAGAGCGTCGCGAGCGGACACAACGACCTGCTCGTGGCGCTGTCGATCGCCTCGGCCCTTGCTCTCGTGTACGCACGCCGGAATCTGCTGGCGACCGCCGTGCTCGCGCTCGGCACGCTCGTCAAAGTGACCGCCGTCGTTCCACTCTTTCTTCTGGTGCTCGTTGCGGTTGCCAGAGCTCCCGCGCGTGAACGCTGGCGCGTACTCGCCGCGCATGGCGGCGTTGCGCTCGCGATTGCGCTGCTCGCCGCGGCGCCGTTCCTGAACACCACCGACCCGACGCTCGGCGTCTTCGAGCTGGCGACGCACGAAGGCTGGCTCGCGCCGTCGCGCCTGTTCCACCGGCTGTTCGACGCGGTCGGAGGGGAAACGCTGGAGCTCATTCCGCGCATCGTCTTCCCTCTCGTCTTCGTGGCGGCCATGGTCGCCATCGGTCGACGGCTGGTCGACGGCGTGATCCAGACGGCCCGCATTGGCGCCGCCTGGGGGTGGGCGCTGCTCTGCCTGACGTTGCTCGGCCCGGTGCTGTTGCCGTGGTACGTCACGTGGACGCTTCCGCTGGCGTGGCTCCTGCCGCGCGTGCCGAGGATCGCGTTGATCGGAACGAGCCTCTGTCTCATCGTCTCGCAATGGACCTCGGAGCCGGCGGCGTTCGGATCGGCGTACGACGCGAACCTGCTCTTCGGGCACTACGTGCTGACGCCGATCTTGATCGCGCTACTCGTGTGGCTTCTCGCCGACCTGTGGGCTCGAGTTCGCGATGGCGCGCCGCTCGAGGACACGCCACAGGACGTACCCGCTCCCACCGGCAAGCACTGA
- a CDS encoding transglycosylase SLT domain-containing protein, with the protein MKRRLVALAVVSVLGVSCAASGGVTGADGPRIRAAGATGGTRVSPSQSPLPSPSPDELAEPLPAPEEPVPTRRGELAQVFEQTFTRNRDAIAVWYRRGDPATWPPPRDVVLLTLYEQRIYRWLAERPAVADGVIDRLARRIALEAGRNVAATHALFEHFGAVSVLPDFRIRRPEPADVLRSYFRAAERRFGIDWEVLAAVMLIETRMARIRSASSAGAQGPMQFIPSTWEAYGMGGDINDPEDAIMGAANYLRASGAPGDYRRALHAYNPVDAYVDAVWWYARTMTRFPDAYYAYYNWQVYVRTVDGDVRLSGPGL; encoded by the coding sequence ATGAAGCGCCGGCTCGTTGCGCTCGCTGTGGTCTCGGTGCTGGGCGTTTCGTGCGCGGCATCCGGCGGCGTGACCGGAGCGGACGGGCCACGTATCCGTGCCGCTGGCGCGACCGGAGGGACGCGCGTCAGTCCCTCGCAGTCGCCGCTGCCTTCGCCGTCACCGGATGAACTCGCCGAGCCACTACCGGCTCCGGAAGAGCCGGTCCCCACGCGGCGGGGCGAGCTTGCGCAGGTATTCGAGCAGACGTTCACGCGGAACCGCGACGCGATCGCGGTGTGGTACCGGCGCGGCGACCCGGCGACGTGGCCGCCGCCGCGGGACGTCGTGTTGCTGACGCTGTACGAACAGCGCATCTACCGATGGCTCGCGGAGCGGCCGGCGGTCGCCGACGGCGTCATCGATCGTCTGGCGCGAAGGATCGCGCTCGAGGCCGGTCGCAACGTCGCCGCGACGCACGCGCTGTTCGAGCACTTCGGTGCGGTGAGCGTTCTCCCGGACTTCCGGATCCGCCGGCCCGAACCGGCGGACGTGCTTCGCTCGTACTTCCGGGCCGCCGAGCGACGGTTCGGCATCGACTGGGAGGTCCTCGCCGCGGTGATGCTGATCGAGACGAGGATGGCGCGGATCCGGTCGGCGAGCTCCGCCGGCGCGCAGGGGCCGATGCAGTTCATCCCGTCGACGTGGGAGGCCTACGGGATGGGTGGCGACATCAACGACCCCGAGGACGCGATCATGGGCGCCGCGAACTACCTGCGCGCATCCGGTGCGCCCGGGGACTACCGCCGAGCGTTACATGCGTACAACCCCGTCGACGCGTATGTGGACGCGGTGTGGTGGTACGCGCGAACGATGACGCGATTCCCGGATGCGTACTACGCCTACTACAACTGGCAGGTCTACGTGCGGACGGTCGACGGCGACGTGCGTCTCTCCGGTCCTGGGCTGTAG